From a single Oncorhynchus nerka isolate Pitt River linkage group LG11, Oner_Uvic_2.0, whole genome shotgun sequence genomic region:
- the LOC115137701 gene encoding butyrophilin subfamily 3 member A1-like, with protein sequence MCSGLSLRVMILAALTVPIIVQSPEIFTLSVPHGPITTWLNSSVSLSCELSPLFNAEPLEVRWYRAKDFDSTALLYKDRKIHEAPVDPRYRGRVSLTGGLERGSVSLTLERVTLVDRGEYVCYVSSEQWYEKAIVLLTVNVTGSEPVLSVAKARGGGGQVNVTCSSEGWSPQPKLTWRNKEGTEIRYEQVLNTTDPQGLVSVSSWLLYSPSDSDWLSCTVSLSGERRESRVMPRAPMEGHWSLGAFMTLLFINLLVIFTLIGLYVWNKKTGFIRLSTSEKNDNAEGETESNERPAEEANLLEGVKKTDMEKATQTEFFLKESATQTALRESFPKVDITLDPLTAHSSQFVSCSKKMVHCKKERDQASTTHFVLSENKFSSGQIYWEVVVDSKCKQPWYVGVTTINKAIVPLNPGNGFWVLRYKKGNGYCVSTDPPTQFSGNENLETLGVFLDCDRQSLSFYDADSGVHLYSFADVSSCSNTFFAAFSPGFDQVPFTIK encoded by the exons ATGTGTTCAG GTTTGTCTTTGAGGGTGATGATACTGGCAGCTCTCACCGTTCCCATCATAGTCCAAAGTCCTG AAATCTTCACCTTGTCGGTCCCACACGGTCCAATCACGACCTGGTTGAACTCCTCCGTTTCTTTATCTTGTGAACTTTCACCTCTCTTCAATGCGGAGCCATTGGAGGTGCGCTGGTACAGGGCCAAAGACTTTGACTCAACTGCCTTGTTGTACAAAGATCGCAAGATCCACGAGGCCCCTGTGGACCCCCGGTACAGGGGCAGGGTGTCTCTAACTGgggggctggagagagggagcgtGTCCCTGACACTGGAGAGGGTCACACTGGTAGACAGGGGGGAGTATGTGTGCTATGTTAGCAGTGAACAGTGGTATGAAAAGGCCATTGTACTCCTCACAGTGAATG TAACAGGTAGTGAACCAGTTCTCTCTGTAGCTAAAGCAAGAGGAGGCGGAGGTCAGGTGAACGTCACCTGTTCATCAGAGGGCTGGTCACCACAACCTAAACTCACCTGGAGAAACAAAGAGGGGACAGAGATCAGATATGAACAAGTACTCAACACCACTG ATCCTCAGGGCTTGGTGAGTGTCAGTAGCTGGCTGCTGTATTCTCCATCAGACTCAGATTGGCTCTCCtgtacagtctctctgtctggggaGAGGCGAGAGAGCAGAGTCATGCCAAGAGCTCCAATGGAAG GACATTGGAGCCTTGGTGCCTTCATGACATTACTGTTCATCAATCTACTAGTAATCTTCACTCTAATTGGACTCTACGTCTGGAACAAAAAAACAG GGTTCATCAGGTTGTCAACGTCAGAGAAAAATGACAATGCAGAGG GTGAAACCGAGTCTAATGAGAGGCCAGCAG AAGAGGCAAATCTTCTTGAAG GTGTAAAGAAAACTGATATGGAAAAAGCAACACAGACAGAATTTTTCCTGAAag AAAGTGCTACGCAAACTGCACTGAGAGAATCATTCCCAAAAG TGGACATCACATTGGACCCACTGACTGCTCACTCTTCGCAATTTGTGTCTTGCAGTAAAAAGATGGTTCATTGTAAAAAAGAAAGAGATCAAGCTTCCACAACTCACTTTGTCCTTAGTGAGAACAAATTCAGCTCAGGACAGATATACTGGGAAGTGGTGGTGGATTCAAAGTGTAAACAGCCATGGTATGTTGGGGTAACCACCATTAACAAGGCTATTGTCCCCTTAAACCCTGGGAATGGTTTCTGGGTGCTTCGCTATAAAAAGGGAAACGGTTATTGTGTCTCTACAGACCCTCCAACACAATTCTCTGGAAATGAAAACCTGGAAACACTAGGAGTGTTCTTAGATTGTGACAGACAGAGTCTTTCCTTTTATGATGCTGATTCAGGAGTACATCTGTACAGTTTTGCTGACGTGTCATCTTGCTCTAACACATTCTTTGCTGCATTTAGCCCTGGATTCGACCAAGTTCCCTTCACAATTAAATGA